The following coding sequences are from one Tachysurus vachellii isolate PV-2020 chromosome 7, HZAU_Pvac_v1, whole genome shotgun sequence window:
- the LOC132848136 gene encoding mucin-2-like, translated as ISSTDSITTAESLETTTANSPTTTPDATTPTSDSVTTTESSETTTANSPTTTPDATIPTTYSATTAESLETTTSNSPTTTPDATITTSDSITTDESLETTTANSPTTTPDATIPSTGSTTIAESLETTTANSPSTTSDATITTSDSITTVESLETTTANSPTTTPDGTIPSTGSVTTAENLETTTANTLTTTPDENIATSDSATTTENSETTTANSPTITQDGTLPTIDSATTGETLETTAANSPTTTSDASITTSDTITTADSSETTPANSPTTTPDETISTTDSITTVESLETTTANSPTTTSDATITTSDTITTAESSETTTANSPTTTPDGTIPSTGSVTTAENLETTTTNTLTTTPDETISTTDSITTAESLETTTANSPTTTPDATTPTSDSVTTTESSETTTANSPTTTPDATIPTTYSATTAESLETTTSNSPTTTPDATITTSDSITTDESLETTTANSPTTTPDATIPSTGSTTTAESLETTTANSPSTTSDATITTSDSITTVESLETTTANSPTTTPDGTIPSTGSVTTAENLETTTANTLTTTPDENIATSDSATTTENSETTTANSPTITQDGTLPTIDSATTGETLETTTANSPSTTSDATITTSDSITTGETLETTAANSPTTTSDASITTSDTITTADSSETTTANSPTTTPDETISTTDSITTVESLETTTANSPTTTSDATITTSDTITTAESSETTTANSPTTTPYETISTTDSITTAENLETTTANSPTTTPDGTIPSTGSVTTAENLETTTANTLTTTPDQNIATSDSATTTENSETTTAKSPTTTSDATITTSDTITTADSSETTTANSPSTTSDATIPTSDSITTGETLETTTANSPTTTPDETISTTDSITTAESLETTTANSPSTTSDATITTSDSITTDESLETTTANSPTTTPDGTIPSTGSVTTAENLETTTANTLTTTPDENIATSDSATTTENSETTTANSPTTTPDETISTTDSITTAESLETTTANSPSTTSDATITTSDSITTVESLETTTANSPTTTPDGTIPSTGSVTTAENLETTTANTLTTTPDENIATSDSATTTENSETTTANSPTTTLDGTLPTIDSATTGETLETTTANSPSTTSDATITTSDSITTGETLETTTANSPTTTSDATITTSDTITTAESSETTTANSPTTTPDATIPTSDTITTGESSETTTTNSPSTTADATIPTTDSATTTESSETTTANSPTTTIDGTLPTIDSAATAESLETTTANSPTTTPDGTIPSTGSVTTAENLETTTANTLTTTPDENIATSDSATTTENSETTTANSPTTTSDANITTSDTITTAESSETTTANSPTTTPDETISTTDSITTAVSLETTTANSPSTTSDATITTSDSITTVESLETTTANSPTTTSDATITTSDTITTAESSETTTANSATTTPDGTIPSTGSVTTAENLETTTANTLTTTPDENIATSDSATTTENSETTTANSPTTTLDGTLPTIDSATTGETLETTTANSPSTTSDATIPTSDSITTGETLETTTANSPTTTSDATITTSDTITTAASSETTTANSPTTTPDETISTTDSITTAESLETTPANSPTTTPDATIPTSDTITTAESSETTTASYSTTTPDATKPTTDSAPTTESSETTTATSPTTTPDTTIPTTDSATTAESSETTTTKSPTTTPDATKPITDSATTAESSETTTADSPTTTPDATIPTSDTISTAESSETTTASSSTTTPDATIPTSDTITTAESSETTIASSSTTTPDATIPTTDSAPTTESSGTTTATSPTTTPDATLSTTTSPTTPTTSTITKHPIICENGGTPTANGCYCPPGFTGRLCTNVNNEIPFPDLIEMTTIAEIEINKEYVPQYQNTSSQEYKDFVQDFRVQMIPYYETKIENFLNITNITLSDGNSLMGRMESKLIQMELSISKSVKVKHDIVVTIENNNVNEGYNEEFQSVKNAVESVTKCTPTTTACPNFIVTAVQVNKTELDLKEYCDQVTAMFPEEYRQYFIAATVMGKLTCINQCHPDHPTPKICMNKGTCEVSKQGPTCYCLQTDANWYLGEDCKYQVHKVGFYAGVAVVAVVLLIAIAMLSAYVFLNKRKEKRNKDNKEALVNQWIDDDFEWSSQKRTNTSLSVLNETYDNPAQSNENFSQSTTAQNNLFHRTILPPIQLA; from the exons ATATCATCTACTGactctattacaacagctgagagtttagAAACAACAACAGCCAACTCTCCGACAACTACACCTGATGCAACTACACCAACTAGTGACTCTGTCACAacaactgagagttcagaaacaactacagccaactctcctacaactacaccagatgcaactataccaactacttACTCTGCCACGACAGCTGAGAGTTTAGAAACAACCACATccaactctcctacaactacacctgATGCAACTATAACAACTAGTGACTCTATTACAACAGATGAGAGtttagaaacaaccacagccaactctcctacaactacacctgATGCAACTATACCATCTACTGGCTCTACCACAATAGCTGAGAGtttagaaacaaccacagccaactcTCCATCAACTACATCAGATGCAACTATAACAACTAGTGACTCTATTACAACAGTTGAGAGtttagaaacaaccacagccaactctcctacaactacaccagatggaACTATACCATCTACTGGCTCTGTGACAACAGCTGAGAAtttagaaacaaccacagccaacactcttacaactacaccagatgaaAATATAGCAACTAGTGACTCTGCCACAACAACTGAGaattcagaaacaactacagccaactctcctacaaTTACACAAGATGGAACTCTACCAACTATTGACTCTGCCACAACAG GTGAGACGTTAGAAACAACCGcagccaactctcctacaactacatcAGATGCATCTAtaacaactagtgacactataacaacagctgacagttcagaaacaaccccagccaactctcctacaactacaccagatgaaACTATATCAACTACTGACTCTATTACAACAGTTGAGAGTTTAGAAACAACAacagccaactctcctacaactacatcagatgcaactataacaactagtgacactataacaacagctgagagttcagaaacaaccacagccaactctcctacaactacaccagatggaACTATACCATCTACTGGCTCTGTCACAACAGCTGAGAATTTAGAAACAACCACAACCAACActcttacaactacaccagatgaaACTATATCAACTACTGactctattacaacagctgagagtttagAAACAACAACAGCCAACTCTCCGACAACTACACCTGATGCAACTACACCAACTAGTGACTCTGTCACAacaactgagagttcagaaacaactacagccaactctcctacaactacaccagatgcaactataccaactacttACTCTGCCACGACAGCTGAGAGTTTAGAAACAACCACATccaactctcctacaactacacctgATGCAACTATAACAACTAGTGACTCTATTACAACAGATGAGAGtttagaaacaaccacagccaactctcctacaactacacctgATGCAACTATACCATCTACTGGCTCTaccacaacagctgagagtttagaaacaaccacagccaactcTCCATCAACTACATCAGATGCAACTATAACAACTAGTGACTCTATTACAACAGTTGAGAGtttagaaacaaccacagccaactctcctacaactacaccagatggaACTATACCATCTACTGGCTCTGTGACAACAGCTGAGAAtttagaaacaaccacagccaacactcttacaactacaccagatgaaAATATAGCAACTAGTGACTCTGCCACAACAACTGAGaattcagaaacaactacagccaactctcctacaaTTACACAAGATGGAACTCTACCAACTATTGACTCTGCCACAACAGGTGAGACtttagaaacaaccacagccaactcTCCTTCAACTACATCAGATGCAACTATAACAACTAGTGACTCTATTACAACAGGTGAGACGTTAGAAACAACCGcagccaactctcctacaactacatcAGATGCATCTAtaacaactagtgacactataacaacagctgacagttcagaaacaaccacagccaactctcctacaactacaccagatgaaACTATATCAACTACTGACTCTATTACAACAGTTGAGAGTTTAGAAACAACAACAGCCAACTCTCCGACAACTACATCAGATGCAACTAtaacaactagtgacactataacaacagctgagagttcagaaacaaccacagccaactctcctacaactacaccataTGAAACTATATCAACTACTGactctattacaacagctgagaattTAGAAACAACAACAGCCAACTCTCcgacaactacaccagatggaACTATACCATCTACTGGCTCTGTCACAACAGCTGAGAAtttagaaacaaccacagccaacactcttacaactacaccagatcaAAATATAGCAACTAGTGACTCTGCCACAACAACTGAGaattcagaaacaaccacagccaaatctcctacaactacatcagatgcaactataacaactagtgacactataacaacagctgacagttcagaaacaaccacagccaactctccttcaactacatcagatgcaactataccaactagtgactcTATTACAACAGGTGAGACgttagaaacaaccacagccaactctcctacaactacaccagatgaaACTATATCAACTACTGactctattacaacagctgagagtttagaaacaaccacagccaactcTCCTTCAACTACATCAGATGCAACTATAACAACTAGTGACTCTATTACAACAGATGAGAGtttagaaacaaccacagccaactctcctacaactacaccagatggaACTATACCATCTACTGGCTCTGTCACAACAGCTGAGAAtttagaaacaaccacagccaacactcttacaactacaccagatgaaAATATAGCAACTAGTGACTCTGCCACAACAACTGAGaattcagaaacaaccacagccaactctcctacaactacaccagatgaaACTATATCAACTACTGactctattacaacagctgagagtttagaaacaaccacagccaactcTCCTTCAACTACATCAGATGCAACTATAACAACTAGTGACTCTATTACAACAGTTGAGAGtttagaaacaaccacagccaactctcctacaactacaccagatggaACTATACCATCTACTGGCTCTGTGACAACAGCTGAGAAtttagaaacaaccacagccaacactcttacaactacaccagatgaaAATATAGCAACTAGTGACTCTGCCACAACAACTGAGaattcagaaacaactacagccaactctcctacaactacactagATGGAACTCTACCAACTATTGACTCTGCCACAACAGGTGAGACtttagaaacaaccacagccaactcTCCTTCAACTACATCAGATGCAACTATAACAACTAGTGACTCTATTACAACAGGTGAGACgttagaaacaaccacagccaactctcctacaactacatcagatgcaactataacaactagtgacactataacaacagctgagagttcagaaacaactacagccaactctcctacaactacaccagatgcaactataccaactagtgacactataaCAACAggtgagagttcagaaacaaccacaacCAACTCTCCTTCAACTACagcagatgcaactataccaactactgactctgccacaacaactgagagttcagaaacaactacagccaactctcctacaactacaatAGATGGAACTCTGCCAACTATTGACTCTGCCGcaacagctgagagtttagaaacaaccacagccaactctcctacaactacaccagatggaACTATACCATCTACTGGCTCTGTCACAACAGCTGAGAAtttagaaacaaccacagccaacactcttacaactacaccagatgaaAATATAGCAACTAGTGACTCTGCCACAACAACTGAGaattcagaaacaactacagccaactctcctacaactacatcAGATGCAAATAtaacaactagtgacactataacaacagctgagagttcagaaacaaccacagccaactctcctacaactacaccagatgaaACTATATCAACTACTGactctattacaacagctgtgagtttagaaacaaccacagccaactcTCCTTCAACTACATCAGATGCAACTATAACAACTAGTGACTCTATTACAACAGTTGAGAGTTTAGAAACAACAACAGCCAACTCTCCGACAACTACATCAGATGCAACTAtaacaactagtgacactataacaacagctgagagctcagaaacaaccacagccaactctgctacaactacaccagatggaACTATACCATCTACTGGCTCTGTCACAACAGCTGAGAAtttagaaacaaccacagccaacactcttacaactacaccagatgaaAATATAGCAACTAGTGACTCTGCCACAACAACTGAGaattcagaaacaactacagccaactctcctacaactacactagATGGAACTCTACCAACTATTGACTCTGCCACAACAGGTGAGACtttagaaacaaccacagccaactctccttcaactacatcagatgcaactataccaactagtgactcTATTACAACAGGTGAGACgttagaaacaaccacagccaactctcctacaactacatcagatgcaactataacaactagtgacactataacaacagctgccagttcagaaacaaccactgccaactctcctacaactacaccagatgaaACTATATCAACTACTGactctattacaacagctgagagtttagAAACAACACCAGCCAACTCTCcgacaactacaccagatgcaactataccaactagtgacactattacaacagctgagagttcagaaacaaccacagccagctattctacaactacaccagatgcaactaaaccaactaccgactctgccccaacaactgagagttcagaaacaactacagccacctctcctacaactacaccagatacaactattccaactactgactctgccactacagctgagagttcagaaacaactacaaccaaatctcctacaactacaccagatgcaactaaaccaataactgactctgccactacagctgagagttcagaaacaactacagccgactctcctacaactacaccagatgcaactataccaactagtgacactatttcaacagctgagagttcagaaacaaccacagccagctcttctacaactacaccagatgcaactataccaactagtgacactattacaacagctgagagttcagaaacaaccatagccagctcttctacaactacaccagatgcaactataccaactactgactctgccccaacaactgagagttcaggaacaactacagccacctctcctacaactacaccagatgcaactctATCAACTACAACTTCCCCAACCACACCCACTACATCTACTATCACAAAACATCCAATAATATGTGAAAATGGTGGAACTCCAACAGCTAATGGTTGTTATTGCCCCCCTGGTTTTACAGGACGTCTGTgcacaaatgtaaacaatgaaATCCCATTTCCAG atttaattGAAATGACAACCATTgctgaaatagaaataaacaaggAATATGTCCCTCAATACCAAAATACATCCTCACAagaatataaagattttgtacAGGACTTCAGAGTTCAG ATGATACCGTACTACGAAACCAAGATTGAAAACTtcttaaatataacaaatataacacTAAG TGACGGAAATTCTTTAATGGGCCGAATGGAGAGTAAATTAATACAGATGGAATTATCAATTTCTAAAAG TGTGAAGGTTAAGCATGATATTGTTGTAACAATTGAAAACAACAATGTTAATGAAGGCTATAATGAGGAGTTTCAGTCTGTCAAAAATGCTGTTGAATCAGTTACAAAATGCACTCCCACAACCACTG CATGCCCAAACTTTATTGTTACCGCTGTCCAGGTCAACAAAACTGAATTGGATCTCAAAG AGTACTGTGATCAAGTTACAGCAATGTTTCCTGAGGAGTACCGTCAGTATTTCATTGCTGCTACTGTGATGGGTAAACTAACATGTATCAACCAATGTCATCCTGATCATCCTACTCCAAAGATCTGCATGAACAAAGGTACCTGTGAGGTTTCCAAGCAAGGACCAACCTGCTA CTGTCTTCAGACAGATGCAAATTGGTATCTTGGAGAAGATTGCAAGTACCAAGTTCACAAAGTGGGCTTCTATGCTGGAGTGGCAGTTGTCGCTGTGGTTTTACTGATAGCTATAGCAATGCTTTCAGCATATGTCTTCCTTAataaaaggaaagagaagag GAATAAAGACAACAAGGAAGCTCTTGTGAATCAGTGGATAGATGATGACTTTGAGTGGTCCtcacaaaaaagaacaaacacatcTCTTTCAG TTCTTAATGAAACCTATGATAATCCTGCACAATCCAATGAGAACTTCAGCCAGAGTACCACAGCTCAGAACAACCTCTTCCACAGAACGATACTTCCCCCAATTCAACTTGCCTGA